The Chloroflexota bacterium genomic sequence TTCCGGCTCGGCCAAGAAGGGGATTGAGGCTCTGGGGGGCAAAGCGGAGGTTGTAGTTGCAGAAGAGCGGTAGGCCCGCCCTCATACAGGCCATGATGGATGCCTTCCGCCTGCCCGATTTGAGGGTCCGGCTCCTGTTCACCCTGGGTCTTCTGGTGGTCTTCCGCTTCGTGGCCCATGTGCCTGTACCGGGGGTGAATGTCACGGCCCTCAGAGAGCTCTTTGACAGCAATCAGCTACTGGGGATGCTGGACCTGTTCAGCGGGGGGGCCATGAGGAACCTCTCGGTGGCGGCCATGGGGGTCTATCCCTACATCACCGCCACCATTATCATGCAGCTCATTGTCCCGGTGGTGCCCCGCCTCCAGGCCCTGAGCCGGGAGGGGGAGGTGGGGAGGAGGAAGATAAACCAGTACACCCACTGGCTTACCGTCCCCCTGGCCATGCTTCAGGGC encodes the following:
- a CDS encoding preprotein translocase subunit SecY; the protein is MMDAFRLPDLRVRLLFTLGLLVVFRFVAHVPVPGVNVTALRELFDSNQLLGMLDLFSGGAMRNLSVAAMGVYPYITATIIMQLIVPVVPRLQALSREGEVGRRKINQYTHWLTVPLAMLQGYGQLVILRSQTPPVISGVGLTGPDLLPTMAMILSMTAGTVFLVWLGEMITERGIGNGVSIIIFGGIVAGLPDMV